The Oryzias melastigma strain HK-1 linkage group LG13, ASM292280v2, whole genome shotgun sequence genome window below encodes:
- the LOC112136463 gene encoding retinol-binding protein 2, with the protein MPADYNGRWEMVSNENFEEVMKALDIDFATRKIANHLHQTKVIVQNGDKFETKTLSTFRNYEVNFTVGEEFEEHTKGLDNRKVKTLVTWDGDKLVCVQKGEKENRGWTHWIDGEELHLEIRVLDKVCHQVFKKK; encoded by the exons ATGCCTGCAGACTACAATGGGCGGTGGGAGATGGTGAGCAACGAGAACTTTGAGGAAGTCATGAAAGCCCTCG ACATTGACTTTGCCACCAGAAAGATAGCAAACCACTTGCATCAGACGAAAGTCATCGTCCAAAACGGAGACAAGTTCGAAACCAAGACTCTGAGCACCTTCAGGAACTACGAGGTCAACTTCACCGTCGGTGAGGAGTTCGAGGAGCACACCAAGGGCCTGGACAACCGAAAAGTCAAG ACTCTGGTTACCTGGGATGGAGACAAGCTGGTGTGTGTCCAGAAGGGCGAGAAGGAAAACCGAGGCTGGACACATTGGATTGACGGAGAGGAGCTGCACCTG GAAATCAGGGTTCTTGATAAAGTCTGCCACCAGGTGTTTAagaagaagtga